The Prunus dulcis chromosome 5, ALMONDv2, whole genome shotgun sequence genomic sequence tacctGAGGGTTCTGCAAGTTAAAAACAATCAGATTTCTGTCTGCAGTGCCAACAACCATTAGAGGGTATCTCACTGATAGAGCATAACAGCGCTCAGGTAGTTGTTGTGTATGCACCGGATTTGGCTGCCTCACGTCCCAATACCTGAAGATAGGCAGAGAAGAtcacacataaaaaaaaaacagaaaacttgGTATCAAGGCAACATGACACAGCTttagtaatttatgaaataagTTAAGGTAGAAAAACAATACAGCACGTCAACAACTACAAGAAACTTAGTTCTCAGATGAATGAGAACATTCtgtaacaaagaagaaaatatatgagcaAAAAGGGTGCCAAACTGGCAAAAGCAAAGCACAACATTCTCAGCGGCACTACCTCCCATAACCTtaaatgaattattaatttattttagaaagaaTACCCCCCAAATTTCTGGTGTATAAATTTCAGATAGCTCAAAATACATAAGAACAAAGGCTATGTTTTACTTACTTCATAGTCTTGTCCAAGCTTCCTGTGACTAAGAGGCTCATCTCAGGGATCCAAGCAATCTCTTTAATGGGTGCATCATGCACGGCAACCGTTACTGGCTGGCCACCCAAAGGCCACATCTTCACTTGCTTGTCGCAACCTCCAGAGAACACAGTTGTTCCATCCTCTTTCCAAGTTGAGCACAAAACCTATATAGATGGAGTATATTACTATGTGTATACAAAGTCATGAATCATATTATAAACTTCTGACCAGcttacaagaaagaaagaaagaaagaaagaaaaagttgcAAGTTATATCACAGAATTTCCTTAGAGGACATACATTGATCCCATGTAGTCTCAAATTAAATGCACATGTTCGTTTCATtactccaaaaaaaaactctatctttttaaataatattgcATAAAAATACTACCAAATTTACTCGTTTTGAAATCAGCACCATATAACAATTGCACATGCAATTGTCCTTGACATCTTCATTGGAAACCTAAGATCTTGCAAACAGGTCGCACACCTACCAtaattactattattattctGTCCTTTTACAAGTAAAGGCAGGCGATCTAGAATTTAAATTCTGAACAGGGATTTCTAACTTGCACCATCGCTGTGATAGGAACTTATAATTGATTCATTGTAAGCCAGTATGTGCATATATATCCATAATTAAACCAAGTGAGAATCGAAAACAAAGCAAGTTGGCCTAAACAATGTGCAATATGTTACCGGATGGTCATGGGATATCGCTGCCTGGGGCTGACTGACAAGATTTGTTCCGCTCTGTTGTATCTCCCAGCATCGCACCTAAACAAGGGAACACCACCAGTCATTAGTAAATCCTAACAATACACTGTTTGGTTGCGAAAGAAAGAAAacggaaaagaaaagaaattataaatgCCCCATGTTTATCTTATTCCAGTTAACATAAATTACAtaagcagattatacaaaaaaaatttacattaaCCTCATAGCATATTGTCTTATATTCTGGGTTGTCCATAAACCACTAGTTCAATAAGATGGTCACagaaattcaatcaaatctctacaaataaatttcttagcaaacaaacaaaacctaaGCTTTTATAACtgataaaaccaaaaaaaaaaacgaagaaaagaaaaagaacatgaaCCTGGTTGTCCCAGGAGGTGGCGACCAGAATGTTGCTCTTGGGACTGAAACTTAGGCTTGATATGGAGTCGTTTGGAGGTTGAGCGACCtaaaaaacacataaaatcaaattaaattaactcagaaaataaatacatgaaagcaaagaaaaatcGACAATGAATTTACCTCGAAGGAGttgtttggatttggatttgaagTTGAATTTGCATTTGCATTTGGAGCAGCCATGAACTTCGACATTGAAGTTGCACTCAAGCAAGCGTGGTATAATGACAATGGCTCGTGGTCgactttcaaatttcaaaagataaagaaacaGTGAGCATTCATCATACAAGTAAAatccgagagagagagagagagagagagagagagagagagagagagagagttacctGAGCAGAAGGACGGAGAAGAAACTGAACGAAAAGTAGGAGGAGCTGATTGCTTGAAGAAAACGGAGAGGAGCAAATAAATAGAGGAGGGGATGCGTGAGGGAGGGCATGTTTACTCTTCCCCGTCGTAGCTCTAACGCAGAGTTGCTCAGTTCCAGCTCGTAGGTCTTACGCACAAACAATTTCTCACAAGAAAACGCAGAGTTGCTTATTATAACTATTCCGTTTTAATCTGGATAAAGCCCATGGAATTTAAATGGGCCATAAAACTATTTTCACAAATTGGtttgtttcagtttttctGTTGGACCAATTGGTACCTTTACCATTACATGCACGGATATtacccaaaataataattattaggGTTAAATCCATTTTCCTCCATAAATATGTAAAGGCGTAATTATCTATGTGTCTTTTGTGCTTCACCAAAAATCCTATTTTACCTCCTGTGTTTTATTTCCGCATCCTCCGTTCCCCCATTCCGTCAAATTTATCAGTAAAATCGTTAACTTGATGACGTGACATAggtattttagtaattttaattattaaaaaatttcaaagtcaaaattaaatatataacaaatattttacaacatttttataataagATAAAACTCCTTTACTTTTAAATCCCTTCTTAACATCACATAAAATAACACTTACGTCTTAGGGATGAGCAGAAGAATATATAAGCCACAGAATATGGATGTTAGGAAGTGCTATATGTATGAGTCACACAGTATAAATTGTTTCTACTATATTAAACTTTCTTCATGGAATTTCCAatcacaaaaattatattaccTCCCTTAATGACTCCTTTATAGACTTGAGCACATTCCCCtctacattttttatttagcCTCACAAGgcatacatataaataacTAGTCTTTTACTTTATTTAGCCTTCACAAGGCATATAGATTATAGACCATATCATTGTTCACATTTTGGCACGTTTTTAATATGCATATCATATCTAATTGCAAGCTAAAACGTTAGTCATAACTAGTTAGCATTTCTCGTTTTATACTTgtattatattcatatatatttatatttctaaAATGTTGTTGTTTTATGTACACGTCTTAAAGACttaataaaatacatatttttaaaatcaaacatacaatacacatattatacatgtacttacatgtatttttcacatttaatacacttatttttttacaaaattttcaataatacaaacagaattcatgtatttttcacatattattgaaagaaaaaaaaagaaacaaaatattatatagtgaccgaacttttcatttgtattttgtcaaaattttgcTAAATAACACAAGTACATATTTTGTTCGTATTTTTCCAGTTCCTTATTTTCCTCACTCATcacaaattaaaggaaaatCAAGCCTCATAAATTCCATGACCGAAAACTTTTGTTATATTAAGTT encodes the following:
- the LOC117629393 gene encoding protein RAE1-like isoform X2, whose translation is MSKFMAAPNANANSTSNPNPNNSFEVAQPPNDSISSLSFSPKSNILVATSWDNQVRCWEIQQSGTNLVSQPQAAISHDHPVLCSTWKEDGTTVFSGGCDKQVKMWPLGGQPVTVAVHDAPIKEIAWIPEMSLLVTGSLDKTMKYWDVRQPNPVHTQQLPERCYALSVRYPLMVVGTADRNLIVFNLQNPQTEFKRILSPLKYQTRCVAAFPDQQGFLVHHTLTTAGSDGSFTFWDKDSKQRLKEMSRCNQPIPCSTFNNDGSIFAYAVCYDWGKGAEKHNPATAKNHIFLHVPQEAEVKRKPRVNTGGKR
- the LOC117629393 gene encoding protein RAE1-like isoform X1, encoding MSKFMAAPNANANSTSNPNPNNSFEVAQPPNDSISSLSFSPKSNILVATSWDNQVRCWEIQQSGTNLVSQPQAAISHDHPVLCSTWKEDGTTVFSGGCDKQVKMWPLGGQPVTVAVHDAPIKEIAWIPEMSLLVTGSLDKTMKYWDVRQPNPVHTQQLPERCYALSVRYPLMVVGTADRNLIVFNLQNPQTEFKRILSPLKYQTRCVAAFPDQQGFLVGSIEGRVGVHHLDEKQNDKNFTFKCHREGTRIYSVNSLNFHPVHHTLTTAGSDGSFTFWDKDSKQRLKEMSRCNQPIPCSTFNNDGSIFAYAVCYDWGKGAEKHNPATAKNHIFLHVPQEAEVKRKPRVNTGGKR